In Geobacillus kaustophilus, a genomic segment contains:
- a CDS encoding post-transcriptional regulator, translating into MDESRKLREQLMPALESKCDEFRLLGYTQVTMDGLWECLCSRKWKHRPAEKRLHELVSDIFSLSAGEYMTFLTMRSYKQQAAGDDELKRVLKELL; encoded by the coding sequence ATGGATGAAAGCCGGAAGCTGCGCGAACAGCTCATGCCGGCGCTCGAGTCGAAGTGCGATGAGTTTCGTCTTCTCGGCTATACGCAAGTGACGATGGACGGGCTGTGGGAATGTTTATGTTCCCGCAAGTGGAAGCATCGGCCGGCGGAAAAAAGGCTGCATGAGTTGGTCAGCGACATTTTCTCTCTTTCGGCGGGCGAGTATATGACATTTTTGACGATGCGTTCGTATAAACAACAGGCGGCCGGCGATGATGAGTTGAAGCGGGTTTTAAAGGAATTGTTATAG
- the secDF gene encoding protein translocase subunit SecDF — MVKRSRIVAFFLLLLLFAGVMGPTIRGIVHNIKLGLDLQGGFEVLYEVKPAKKGDKIDQETLQSTVSALNKRINVLGVSEPRVDIEGGNRIRVQLAGVKDQNEAREILSTQAKLTFRDVNDNVLMDGSDLVQGGAKLSFDENGRPSVALKLKDADKFRQVTEKVYKMGPPNNILVIWLDFKEGVDSYRKEAGKADPKFISAASVNQVFNQTDVSIVGNFTVKEAQQLADLLNAGALPVELHEIYSTSVGAQFGKNALQKTVLAGIIGVAAIFLFMIWFYRLPGIIAVITLSVYIYLILLLFDWMNVVMTLPGIAALILGVGMAVDANIITYERIKEELKLGKSMLSAFRAGKRGSFATIFDANLTTIIAGAVLFIYGTSSVKGFATTLIISIIVSFLTAVYGTRLLLGLLVSSRWFDKKPEWFGVKKSEILNIAETTEETEVPTKFDRWDFVKHSKKFFVFSGALTIAGVISLFAMGLNLGIDFTSGTRVEVTSSQPIDAKELSGYFERLGYKPEGVVLSGTDGKTGVVRLIGVLDKQEIAKLKNELKQAYGNEPNISTVSPVVGKQLARNALIAVLISSIGIILYVTIRFEWRMALAAIVALLHDAFFIVTVFSLTRLEVDLTFIAAVLTIIGYSINDTIVTFDRIRDLMKKRKVKTVDDLKHIVNRALQQTFTRSVNTVLTVLFTVIALLIFGSEAIRNFNLALLVGLVCGVYSSLCIASQLWVVWKGQEFKKGKGAKKAAAEAEPQV, encoded by the coding sequence ATGGTAAAACGAAGCCGCATCGTCGCCTTTTTTCTGCTCCTGCTTTTGTTTGCTGGAGTGATGGGGCCGACGATTCGAGGAATTGTACATAACATCAAACTGGGCCTTGACTTGCAAGGCGGTTTTGAAGTGCTGTATGAAGTGAAGCCGGCCAAAAAAGGCGATAAGATCGACCAAGAGACGCTGCAAAGCACTGTCAGCGCGCTGAATAAACGGATCAACGTCCTTGGCGTCAGCGAGCCGCGGGTGGACATTGAAGGAGGAAACCGCATCCGCGTCCAGCTCGCCGGGGTGAAAGACCAAAATGAGGCGCGCGAAATTTTGTCCACACAGGCGAAATTGACGTTCCGCGACGTCAATGACAACGTGCTCATGGACGGGAGCGATCTCGTCCAAGGCGGAGCAAAGCTGTCGTTTGATGAAAACGGCCGACCGAGCGTCGCTCTGAAATTGAAAGACGCCGACAAGTTCCGCCAAGTGACGGAAAAAGTATATAAAATGGGGCCGCCCAACAACATTTTAGTCATTTGGCTCGATTTTAAAGAAGGGGTGGACTCCTACCGGAAAGAGGCGGGCAAAGCCGATCCGAAATTTATTTCCGCCGCTTCGGTCAATCAAGTGTTCAATCAGACGGATGTGTCGATCGTCGGCAATTTTACGGTCAAAGAAGCGCAACAGCTGGCTGATTTGCTCAATGCCGGCGCGCTGCCGGTCGAGCTGCATGAAATTTATTCGACGTCCGTCGGCGCTCAGTTTGGGAAAAACGCCCTGCAAAAAACGGTGTTGGCCGGCATCATCGGCGTGGCGGCGATCTTCTTGTTCATGATTTGGTTTTACCGGCTTCCTGGGATCATCGCCGTCATTACGCTGTCGGTATACATTTATTTGATTTTGCTTTTGTTTGATTGGATGAACGTCGTGATGACGCTGCCGGGCATTGCTGCCCTTATTTTAGGGGTTGGGATGGCGGTCGATGCCAACATTATTACGTACGAACGGATCAAAGAGGAGCTGAAGCTCGGCAAGTCAATGCTGTCGGCGTTCCGCGCCGGCAAACGCGGGTCGTTTGCGACGATTTTTGACGCCAACCTTACGACGATCATCGCCGGCGCTGTCCTCTTTATTTATGGGACAAGCTCGGTGAAAGGATTTGCGACGACGCTCATCATCAGCATCATCGTCAGCTTTCTCACTGCCGTTTACGGCACGCGGCTGCTGCTCGGCCTGCTTGTGTCAAGCCGGTGGTTCGATAAAAAGCCAGAGTGGTTTGGCGTCAAGAAATCGGAAATCTTAAACATTGCCGAAACGACCGAGGAAACGGAAGTGCCGACAAAATTTGACCGCTGGGATTTTGTCAAACATAGCAAAAAGTTTTTCGTTTTCTCTGGCGCATTGACGATCGCCGGCGTCATCTCGTTGTTTGCGATGGGGTTGAATCTTGGCATCGATTTCACTAGTGGCACGCGCGTTGAGGTGACGAGCAGCCAGCCGATTGACGCCAAAGAACTGAGCGGTTATTTCGAGCGGCTCGGCTACAAGCCGGAAGGTGTCGTCCTGTCCGGCACGGACGGGAAAACAGGCGTCGTCCGCTTGATTGGCGTGCTCGATAAGCAAGAAATTGCCAAGTTGAAAAACGAATTGAAGCAAGCGTATGGCAACGAACCAAACATCAGCACCGTCTCGCCGGTCGTCGGCAAGCAGCTTGCCCGCAATGCGCTCATCGCTGTGCTTATTTCATCGATCGGCATCATTCTTTACGTGACGATCCGCTTTGAGTGGCGGATGGCGTTGGCAGCGATCGTCGCCCTGTTGCATGACGCCTTTTTCATTGTCACGGTGTTCAGCTTGACGCGTCTTGAAGTCGATTTGACATTCATCGCCGCGGTGCTGACGATCATCGGGTACTCGATCAACGATACGATCGTCACGTTTGACCGCATCCGGGATTTGATGAAAAAGCGGAAAGTGAAAACGGTCGACGACTTGAAGCATATCGTCAACCGGGCGTTGCAGCAAACATTTACGCGCTCGGTCAACACCGTATTGACCGTCTTGTTTACAGTCATCGCGTTGCTCATCTTTGGCAGCGAAGCGATCCGCAATTTCAACCTCGCTTTGCTCGTTGGACTTGTGTGCGGCGTCTATTCGTCGCTTTGCATCGCTTCTCAGCTTTGGGTCGTTTGGAAGGGACAGGAGTTCAAAAAAGGGAAAGGAGCCAAAAAAGCGGCGGCCGAGGCCGAACCACAGGTGTAA